The Suricata suricatta isolate VVHF042 chromosome 15, meerkat_22Aug2017_6uvM2_HiC, whole genome shotgun sequence genome includes the window CTGGGGAAGAATGGTCTCTGCCAGAGCAAATCTATAAAGTCTGGAAGAGGAGCACAATTACTTAAATATGCAGATATCAACATAAGAAATCAAGGGTCATGAATAATCAGGTAAATATGGCACAatcaaagaaaactaataaagctTCAAAACTAACCCTAAGAAATAGAGATCTATGAACTGTCAGACAAAGAATTCAGGGATAAGCCCCTTAACAAAGTTTAGTGAGCTACAAGAAAGCACATACAACTAAGCAAATTTAGGGAACTGATTCATGAGCAAAACAAGAAGTTTGACAAGGAAATAGCAACTAtccacacaaaaaacaaaaacccataaatCCAGAATTGAAAAATACAGTAGCTGAAATGAATAACTGAATATAGATCCAAAGGTTGATTTGACCAtgcagaggaaagaatcagtcaCCTGGAGCAGAGGACATTGGAAATTACCACATCAGAGgagtaaagaggaaaataaagggtAAAGAATGTCTGTGGGAATTATGAGACAtagtaaaaaaattacattatgtCAATTTCAAAaggagtagaaaaaaagaaagggactaAAGCATATTTGAAGCCATAATGACTGAAAACCTCCTAAGCCTGGGTAGAGAAATGTGTATCTAAATCCATGAGACCCAAAAGCCCCTAAATAGGTTGAAATGAATAGAGCAACACCAAGACACAATATACCTAAATTGCcaaaagtcacaaagaaataactttaagagcagcaagagaaaaaatagaagttATATAAAAGGGAAAACCACCTAAGAATATTGGCAGTTTTCTCAACAGAAAATTTTTCAGACTAGTACAGGATAAAGTGGCACTCAAAATGTTTGAAGAAAAGAGCTGTCAATCAAAGAATTTATACACAGTGAAGCTgcccttcagaaatgaaggacgGAGATCTCAAACTAAAGTTGAAGAAGTTTATTGGCACAAGACCAtccttataagaaatgctaaattGTTCTTTAGAAGTGAACGAGAGTGCTAATTAACGTGATAAAACCATAGAAAGGAATGTAAATATCACTGGTAATGGGTAAGTATATGGTCATAGTTAGATCTTCAATATAATGGCGCATAATTCACTTAATCTagttgaaagatttaaaaaaaagaaagtaacaaaaataaccCTACCTGAAATAATCTATTAGTTACAGAatacacaaaaaagcaaacatgCAATACCAATAACTAAAATGTGAAGTAGAGAAGAAGTAAAAGTCTAAAGGTTATGCATTAATTTAAGTTTCATTGTTATTAGTATGAAATAAGATGGTATAAGttgaagatattttatataagtctaatggtaaccacaagggGAAATCCTGTAGCAATTACACAAAGGAACATGataaagaattgaaaacatactGATATCAAAGACATCAAAACATTAGAAATGACAACAggttaaaaaagcaaagaacaatGGATCTACAAAACAACCAGGAAACAATAAAATAGCAATAGTAAGTCCTCACCTAACAATAATCCCTTTAGCtgtaaatagattaaattatCTAATTGAAAGACATAAAATGGTTAAGTGGATAAAAATATGCTGCccataagagactcactttagcaTTAAAGATatgcagaagaaaaaagacatttctagAAAATGGTAACCAAAGGGGGAAAATGCAGGGATAAGTATACTTATGTCATACAAAATATGCTTTCaactaaaaatggtaaaaaagagacaaaaaacactaaatataTGATAAAGCTGTCAATTTTTCAAGAagacaataattataaatatttgtaagccaaaatcaaagcacctaaatatataaagcaaaagttAACAGAgctataaagagaaataaacagcaaTAATAGTTGGAGTGGAGACTTGAtattccacttttttaaaatagtttattttcaaattggtttccatgtaacacccagtgcttctccccacacgtgccccccaccatgaccatcaccccctttccaccctccccctcccacttcagtccatggttcattttcagtattcaatagtctttcatgatttgtgtccctcactctccccagctctctttcccctgttggtgggaatgtaaactggtgcagccgctctggaaaacagtgtggaggtttctcaaaaaactatcgatagaactcccctatgacccagcaatagcactgctagggatttacccaagggatacagaagtgctgaggcataggagcacatgtaccccaatgttcatagcagcactgtcaacaatagccaaaacatggaaaaagcctaaatgtccatcacctgatgagtggatcaagaagatgtggtctatttacacaatggagtactacatggcaatcagaaagaatgacatatggccatttgtaggaaagtggatggacctcgagggtgtcatgctgagcgaagtaagtcaggcagagaaggacagataccgcaTGTTTGCACTCAAAGGGAGGAGATATTCCACTCttaacaatggatagatcacccaggcagagagaatcaatgagaaaacagaagatttGAACAACATTGTAGACTAAACGGACCCCAGCAAACATTTACAAAGCATTCCATCCAAAACAGCAAATTACACTATGACTCAAAAGCCCATGCGCCATTTTATACGACACACCATATTCTGGCCACAAtacaagtcttagcaaatttaagattGAAGTAATATTAAATATCTTCTCTAACCACAATTCTTGTTAGAAATCAACttgaggaaaactggaaaaaatactagcaaatcaaattcagcagcacattaaaaggatcattcaccgtGAAGTAGGATTTATCTCTGggataaatataacaaatatagcCAAAAATGGAACTAAATAATAGagaaccaaaatgaaacaacaagtgacagaagggagaaatagaaaattaaacaatCATAGTTGGAGACTTCATTAACCCACTTTCAATAATGAACAGAATGACAAGGCAAATGATAAGCAAGGAAATTGACTATTGAATAACACTATAAACCAAGTAAACCTAAAAGACGTCTCGAGTACCCAATGATCCCAGAGTACACGCTGTTCTCAAGGGCACACGGAACACTTTCCAGGATAGACCACCtgctaggccataaaacaaacctcaataagttgaaaacaatagaaattaaacTATATATGTTATCTGACTGCAATGGAATGaaattacaaatcaaaaacagaaaagttgGAAACTTACAAATACATGGCAATTAAAAGTGCACttcatatgtaaaaatgaataggtcaaataagaaatcaaaggaaaatgagaaaatattttgagatgacTGAAAACAATGacacaacatatcaaaacataagaaaacttaTGCTATGCTGTggttagagggaaatttataactTAATGCTTATATTAAGGAAGAATAAAtgtccttttaaatgtttttttcatacttttctttttttatgattattttttttatttttgagagagagggagagagacacagcgtgagcacagaagggtcagagagagaggaagatgcataatctgaaaacaggctctaggctctgagctacctgtcagcacagagcctgatgtgggacttgaacccacaaaccgcgagatcatgacctgagccaaagccagacgttcaacagactgagccacccaggtgccccatagaagAATAAATGTCTTACACCAATAACTTAACCTTTTATCTTAGGATCctggagaaagaaaactaaagccaactaaagaaaataaataataatgattagagtGGACATTATatagggaataaaaaaataatagagaatattAATGAAACTAAAACTTACTCTGACAAGAACAGAAAAAGTCGCAAACCTTTAGTTTGATTGAccaaagcaaaagggaaaagtCTCAACTTAggatcagaaaaaatatatataatagtgctaactttaaagacataaaaagcatTATGAGTGAATGCTATGAATAATTGTATGGCTCCAGTGGATATAGATGATGTGAATTGTTCATTGTCTAAAAACAACTCAGGAGACTGAATTAGCAGCCATTAAAGGCAAGCTCATTTCCAGACAGTGCCACCACTGGATTCTACCCATCAGTTAAGGAAGAAGTAACACCACATTCTAAACTCTCCTGTGAACAGAAGCAGAGAACACTTCCAATCTCGTTCTATGAGGCCAGTACTACCCTAATATAAAACACTAGACAAAGACTTCAAAGGGTGTTACAGAGCAGTATCTTTTATGAATATGGATTCCAAGATCCACAAAACATACTATTAAACTAAATCTAGAAACAAAAGTAATTATACATAAtggccaagtgggatttatctcaggAATACAAAATTggtatagaaaaagcatttgacaaaactgtGTGCTCTTTTTGAcaaaaaaacactcaataaactgGAAATACAGGAATAccttgtttactgtgctttgttcattttgtttgtggatattgtgttttttaacagattgaaggtttgtggcaacacTGCATCAAGCAAATCTATTGACACCATCTTCCAAAAGCAtctgctcactttgtgtctctgtgtcacattttggtaattcccacaacatttcaaactttttcattattataacatTTGTTATGGTGATTAGTTATCTTTGATGTTATGGCAATTGTTTTAGGATGCCACAAACCACAGCAAATTTAATTGGTAAATGTTTGATGCGTTCTGAATACAGATATGGAGGAAGTAGCAAGAGGACTAGAAGTAGAAGTGGAGCCGGAAGCTGGGACTGAATGGCAGCAATCTCATGATCAAACTTTTtcagatgaggagttgcttcttacaGATGCGCAAGGAGACCAGCTTCCCAACATGGAGTCtcctcctggtgaagatgctgtgaggACCGTTGAAGTGACAGCCGAGGATTCCCAGTGTTTCATGAACTTAGTTGTTAAAGCCGCTGCTGGGTTTGAGAGGATTGTCCCCAACTTTGAAAGAAGATCTACTGTGCATAAAATGCTATCGAACAGTATTTCCTGCTACAGAGATatcatttgtgaaaggaagagcCAATTGATGAGGCAaattttgttgtcttattttaagaaattacagCCACACCAGGCTTCAGCAACCACTACCTTTATCAGTCAGCAGCGATCGACAGTGAGGCAAGATCCTTCTccagaaaaaaagattatgacttgctAAGGTTGAGATGATAGttagcatttttagcaataaagtactttaaaaatagggAACGTACATTGTTTATTAAGACATAATACTATTGCATATCTAATAGCACAATGTAAACGTAACTTTTATGAGTATTGGGATaccaaaaaattatttgactcactttattgcaacACCTACTTGATTGCAGTGGTCTGGAGCTGAACTCACAATATCTCCAAGTATATGCCTATAGAAGGAAACACCTTCAACCTGATGCAGGGTACCTATGAAAATCCTAAGCTAGCTTCATGTACTTAATTGTGAAAGATAGGATGCTTTCCCTCTAAGTTCAGGAATAAGACACAGATGTCCACTCTAGCCACTTCTAGTCAATATTTTACTGCAGTTTATTTAGAGTATTCggtaagaaaaagattttttttaaaaaaagcttattttggcaaggaagaagtaaacctaTCTctgtttgcaggtgacatgacCTTTCATATAATgtccatgaaaaaataaataaaaataataatccctGAAGTTTGCAGGGTATCAGATCAATATGAATAATCAAATGTTTTTCTATACACATGCAATATAAACAGtcttaaattaaatattaattactgtACAATTCCAAGTATagtagcattaaaaagaataaaatacttagaaaaaatttaacTAAGGGGATGCAAATGCATACACAgagaactataaaacattgctgaatcatattaaaattaagtggaaaaaattCATGGAACAGAAAACTTAACATAAGATGGCAATATTCCCCAAATTAAgatatagattcaatgcaatatatgttgaaattctagCTAATGTAGAAATTGAGAGCTAATTATAAAACTTATATGGAATTTAAAGTGATGcaaaatagccaaatcaatcttgaGTAAAAAGAATAAGGTAGGAGAATGTGGAATCCCCAGTTTCAAATTTTACTATGAAacaacagtaatcaaaacagtgtggtatcgGTACAAATACAGACATGTAATTAATGGCATAGAGTTAAGATTCTATAAATAAATCAtgtgttcaatttattttttgcaagGCTACCAAGATCAGTCTATGGGGGAATGAATAGTCTTTCAGCAGTGGTGCTGGGACAAACAGACGTAAACACGAATGAACACTAACTTCACACAATACACAGAAGTGCCTGAAAGTGGATCCAACATTAAGACTATAAATccttaggaaaaaacaaacattggattaatattcctgatctcagatttgtcaaaatattcttaaatatgataGCAAGAACAGGAAGAACAACAATGAAAATAGATACAATgtgtttcatcaaaattaaacactttagCACTTCAAAGGGCATCATTAATAAAGTAAGAAAGCTCACCACAGTATgtgagaaaatctttgcaaatcatatatctgataagggacttgagTGCAGAATATGCAAATAACCCTTACAACTCAAGAATAGGACAACAATTTAAAGTATCTgagaaagatatacaaatggacaataaTCACAGGACAAGATCCTTGATATCTTTAATCTTCAGGGAAATGTAGATCAAAGCCATTTAGATATTAGTTCACTTGCCCTAGGATAGTTAGAAttaaaaagtcagataataacaggtattggcaaggatgcaggaAAATTGGAACCCTCTTACAATGTTGgtggaattttaaaatgatgcATCCTCTTTGGAAAGCAGTCTGGCAATTTATCAAATGATTAAACAAAGAGTTCCCATATGACCCAAAAATTCTAATCCCAACtacattcaaaagaaatgaaaacaggtgtTCACACCAAAAGATGTTTTTAGTAggattattcatagtagccaaaggTAAAATCTATTCAACTGTCCATCTACTGAGGCAtaactaataaaacaaaacaggatgtATTTAGAGAATGGACTATTATTCACCCATGAAAAGGAGTATCGTACTAATATTAATGTAATGCTATATCACTGACAGTAATTTCTTACTAAGTCAAAGATGCCAGCCGTAAAAGTCTGCATTTGGGAAGTGCATTCCACTGACATGGAGTATCCGGGACTTCAGGTAAGTTACTGAACACGTAGGgctggagggaaaagagagattgTGTAAGGTGGGGGCCTGACAGCAAGAGGATGCAGGGCTTCTTTTGAGAGGGTGAAGTATTCTAAAATTCCCTGTGGTGTGGCCACAGAAGCCCATGAATGTAGTAAAATCCATGGACTGGTACACTGTAAACGTGCTGATTACATGGTCTGTAATTCACATTCTGATGAAACCtaacatttttagaaacacaTTTATTTGGATGTAGCTGATGCAATGTTACATCGGTTTCAGATGTACACACAGTGATGGAACTGCTCTATGTGCTATGTGTGCACTGTCACAAGCACAGCTACCATACGATGCTGCACAGGCTATTACAGTACCCCTGACTACTTGTGCCAGAACTGGaagtctgcctctcccctccccacccctctcctctggCCATTGACAgcttgttctctgaatttataaCTCTGATTCTGCTTTCCGTTTGTTCGTTCATGTAAAACgttaacagaattttttaaaagaatgattagAAGAGACGTTCAGATGAAGAAGGGGGAATGTCTAATTAGGGGCACATATGAtgggcagaggggagagtggggaggtgagggggaaggaagaagaccGCTTGTGTTTAGTGTAATGAATTCAGATCTTTCCTGAAAGAATagaatgaaattcaaaaattttaaacaagtgGGTGACGTTTCAGCTTGCTGTTTTACTACAGATTGGTAGCATGGTAGGGGCTGGTTTGGTAAGAGGCAAGATTGGAGGTAATAACTCTAAGTAACTCAGGAGATGAGGGATGAAGGCTTGAATTTCGGTGACAGGGATGAGAAGATAGGGCTACGGGAAGAGTATTTCAGACATATGACCACGTCTTGGTAGCTGATGTCAGCGATGGGAGAACACCAGAGGAGAGGACGCTCAGCACCTCGAGCTGAGTGGTGAGCCCTTTTCCAGAGAGTGCCCTGGGCCACCCCTCAGACTCCCTGTGCCTTCTCCTCAGTGCCTGGCTTGTGGCTGTTACTCAATGGAATGTATCTGGCTGTGGCTCATCTGTGAAGGGAATTTAAGACGTGGCTGCAGTAGCCCCTGAGTAACACGGCATAAAGAATGTGATAGGCCGGATATTGGCTTTATAGCTAAAAGTCAGTAAGAAACAACACAGTGTATTGGCAACCTGAAATTGCTTCTCTGTGGCAAAGAAATGAGTTAGTGATTTTAATTACAAAGGCTgatcaagaaaatgttttcagataGCCATAAAGTAATCACAAAAGTgaatttccttgtttatttttgaaatcattttgaGGCTGtttgcagtattttaaaatatataacattcgacagtacatttaaaaatatattgaactataaatgtataaattacattttcatatatcatGTCAAATAGTAATTTACAAAAAACTTTCCATTTGAGCAATATTATTATTAcagtttttcagaaaaggaaattaaaatttagggatactaaaaaaaatcaactactgAGTGGTCAAGTCAGATCTAAACTTCATGTATTCTAGCACCAAACTACTGTTCCCCTACCAATCCTGTGTATTTTTATTGAccaagtatttgtttttaaaaataagggacaGAACCACAGATATAGGTTATGTTTATATAAAAGCTGCTTTCCAAAGAGGCCTCTTAAATCATTTAATGTTGCTCTATTTAAAGAGATTTAAGACCCTTTATAAGTGTAGTCCTGTTGTAGCTACCTTTTACTTTCCTAGGAAAGTCATAATTAGGTCTATTATTGGCTACACATGTTTCTCTCTGTCCACTTTCACTGTGTAGACAGAAAATGGAGCTCTTGTAATAAAGTAATTTTCTATGGATATTAAACCTCTGTAGTTTCATACATACTACGTCGTGGAAAGCATGCCTGACAGATTGGAACAGGTGTCATCAAATCACAGCCACCAGGCAGAATTAAGGTCGGTGGGAGGATAACATTATGTCTTTCCctttatcaataataataatcagcATTTTGAAGACAACAATTTACTATTTCTATTAAAAACCTCTTATGAAGTTTTTATCTCAAGAGTGGGAATTGGGTTTTCAGACCTGCACCTTGAAACTCAGTAACTCCAATTTTTGCCAAAACACAAAGCATGATGGGCAAGTAACAAAGGCTTGTGGTTGTCCAAGTAATGGGTAATATTAAGCAATTAGGCTTAAATGTATTCTATTATGAAATAACACCTCTTGGCCAGTGATAAGTGAATAAGAAGCTAGGTAATTTTATCTGCACTAATAAACGAGATGACTTTGGAAAAGCTATGCTCTCATGTCCTTATACCCCTTGCCTGGAGATTATTTTCCTAAGTTTCTGGAAACTCTtctgttgttgtggttgttgggTTCTGTGTGACATCAGTCTTTCTGCACTCTGACCCAATCTTTATAccacattctttatttttcataacacAATAAAGTCTCCCTCACACCCTCTTCAGTACAAAAGGTGACCAATACTTTTATTATGTATCTAAGTGACCTTAAGAAGCACATGTAGTTGTTCTggtctcggtttcctcatctttaaaattaggGGAAGAATTCAGAGAGATGAAATGATGTAGGATTGCCAAGAAATTGAACTTTTCCCAAtaattttctagatattttatatttttgtgcataACTCTTAAAATCATTAAGATCAAAACAGACTGtagtgaatttattttaaaagaaaatgcaatgttAAGTCTCCGACCTATATCAAATATGGGGGGCATTCTATTTCGGTTTGTTTTCTCTCTAATATATGCAGCAGCTTTTCCTGGGTTCATCATTCATCATTGCCCCCAGATACCAGAGGCATCCACGGAGCTCCAACTGTAAACcacaatatggaaaatatttctacCTGTCCTCTTTCTCCTTAGGCCACCTCAATCTTATGACCCAGAAGACTAGCCAGTATAGGGATTGCATTTCAAGTAGTCTGTTAACATGCAAAAATTGCAAATGCTTACCTGTGGTGCAGCAGGAAGGATGGGGACATCAGGGTAATATGTATGAGCAGACAAGTTCATGTGTcagaaagaggaaggcacagaCAAGCACTCCTGATGTAAACATTTCCAATGAGCTTGTGCAACAGTTCACATAATGTGCATCCTTGCTTGCAGAGTGAAGTGACTCCAATGAAAACAAGTTGATAATTGGATCTTTACCTTTGAAATAATGCATTTGCACAACTCCCCAAGGTAGTATGTACATAAACCCAATGCTTACATTTCCATCCCAACTACTTCTAATTGTACTCATTTGCTGATGAAAAGTAAGAAACACCAGTGAGAGTTAGGCATGCAAATAGAGTTTTGCTACTTATGGATGTTGAATCTGCcaattttttaagttgtatttagcAACTGAAAACTGATCTCCTGATGGTTTCACATAGGTAAAGCAATTTTTCCGAATCCTTTCTGTCCCCACACAGCAGCATCAATACTCTGTTGCCTACTTAGCACCAAATGGGATTTATGCAAATCTCTCATCAGTATAGAAATCTAATGATTTTAGGGTGTCAATATTTCTAATACTTTGTGGTCTATGTTATCCTGGTGGATGGAAAAGTAGCTGCCTAACCATGTGTGCTTTCCTTTgggactgatttttttcctaagtaacCATGAAGTGTATCATATTGCAATATAGCCTATTCTTAAGTGTTTTATTAAAGTAACATTCTTCTAAATCACATTGAGGGCACCCTGCCTTCAAACCTTCTGGATAGTGAATATTAACATCAAATTATTCCTTTAGAGCAGTGAGAGGAGAACAGAGTGCTCTAAGGTCATCAGCAAGGTCTTGGTCAAACTCACTCCAATTGGGTATAAATTATATGGTTGGGTTGTGTTAAAGgataaactgaggcacattaAAATGTTAAGGGTTGATTTGGGGAAAGATCATTTTGAATCAAGCAATGCCATCCAGTGTGATTAGGAGGTTTCCACCAATAGGAGGAGAAGggaatatttatataaagaaagtgaggaagcaaagaaaggaaattatttgattggTTATATAGGTTCAAGCCTCATTGGatgtttgtgattggttgtccTTTGTGCTTTGATTTTGTAACCTTGAGGCATTTAAAGGCTTTGAGTGGTTTGCTTAAGTGGGCCACCAGGGCATTAGAGTGACTTCAGTCTAATGgtcttgtttaattaatttaacagtaGGAATATCTCTCATAGTCCCCAAGTGGTTGTCACACAGTGAGACTGACTTCCAAAGACTAAGAGAAGATTGAAACTTTTTCAAACTATAAAAGTCtggaatttttgcattttttccctcaaaCATGTATCTCACAATGAAGAGTTGGGGGGAAATAACACATTCTAGTCATCATTTCTGTGGTTGACTCCAATTATCATTCTGCCTGACACTCATGTCTCCTTTTATTAACTTTCTTTCCACTGGgttctatttctttccctctttcttcccttgcaTGTTCTCtacttccttctttgtttccttttcccctccctgtcttcctctcctttctcttcctctttttgatTTCCTACCTTTTCCATTTGGCATGTAGTTTACACCACAGTCTGGACATTTAATAAGAggtggagaaataaaaacaatcaagaCATGCTGTCAGATCATGACTCTCATAGTCCACAAAAgcatttctcatatatattttttaatttcctgaagggacttttattttattattttatttatttttgtagaggTGCTCTGCAATAAAACTGAACACTGACAGATGCATGAATTAGGGAAATATTCTTTCACATATCCTTCTTTAATTATTCATAATTCTCATGGACACGTTCAAATCTTTGGAAACCTTCCACTAAAGATGGATGGTATTCTAGAGTTTTATAAACTTATTTGACCTTGAAGCTTCTCTCCCTACTaaataattcttagaaatattccaaagaaacaattttggaaaatgcTACTGTGTTTCAGTCTCTGGgataaaaatagaacaagaaCAAGGATCTATTCATTGTGACTCTCAACACATCATTCAAGAAAAGGAATACATTACAGCGCAAGGTGGTAATCCCAGAGTTTT containing:
- the LOC115279441 gene encoding tigger transposable element-derived protein 1-like isoform X1; its protein translation is MLFLYEVTYHFKHSTASTERFCFKETGLSQIRWSFLSSMADMEEVARGLEVEVEPEAGTEWQQSHDQTFSDEELLLTDAQGDQLPNMESPPGEDAVRTVEVTAEDSQCFMNLVVKAAAGFERIVPNFERRSTVHKMLSNSISCYRDIICERKSQLMRQILLSYFKKLQPHQASATTTFISQQRSTVRQDPSPEKKIMTC
- the LOC115279441 gene encoding tigger transposable element-derived protein 1-like isoform X2, producing the protein MLYRSLILPQLPPHCIYDMEEVARGLEVEVEPEAGTEWQQSHDQTFSDEELLLTDAQGDQLPNMESPPGEDAVRTVEVTAEDSQCFMNLVVKAAAGFERIVPNFERRSTVHKMLSNSISCYRDIICERKSQLMRQILLSYFKKLQPHQASATTTFISQQRSTVRQDPSPEKKIMTC